TCGATTCGCtcgccttccttccttccttccatcCCTCCCTCTTGGGGCACCgactgcctgcctgcctgcctctgCAGGACCGATCGCCTCCCCACTTTTGCTGCCTGCCTGCGGCAAATGCTCCGCTTGTATATGTAACTCCGCTAGCTCGCTAGCTTGCTTTCACTTCGGCTGGATGGGAGGGAGGAGCCTCACTTTGAATTCATGCTACTTCTCCCCCAGTTGCTCTTGTTCAATTGCTGAAATGGTTTGATTCTGTGTCTGGATCTTAGCTTTTTGGTTGCTGCTAGGTGCTAGTATTATGCCGATGCTTGTTGTATGCTGCTGCGGGCCCCATTTGCTTAATTTAGACATTTGGAGTTCATTAGCCAGTAGACTGCAGAGCCACTGATGATAGCTGTGTAAGTCACATTAATGTCTTAAATAAATCTGCAGTTCGCACCTCATTGAGTTGCTTCAGCATAGTCTCTAGTGGATCGTGTTACTCATTAACGGGAAATCTGAGCTACTGACATGTATTCGATATTCTGTAGTTTTGATTGGACACATATCTAATTACCAAAGTGTTATGTGCTTTCAGGGTTCTCTGTGGGTACTGGAGCCAGAGAAAGTACCAAAAGTTTGTAATGAACGCTTATCAGTTGGAGGTCCCAAAGAGATGAAAGACAAAAAGAATATAGTGGAGGTTTTCCCTgcaaagaagatggctaaaATCAAGGGGCATTCCCTTTGCTTGTCTGGTCCTGATGGCTCCCAGGCAACCATTGAGCTTCTGAATTGCACGGTCCTTGCAGTTTCTGCATCAAGTATGCCCTCACGCAAATGGTTAGTGCTAGCAAACTAACTACCATTTGTCAGTGACTCGTCAACCACTGCTTTCCATGTAAACATGGGAAGTTAGTTGAACTTTGCCATGCATtcttaattatcaaatacaattcAGAAGCATATTTACGTAGTAAGGACATTGAAAGCTTTGGTTGGATGTGTATAGTTGCAATCAGGTAAAGTTAAGTACGTTTTATTTCTTGAAGGAACTTCTATACAAGTGAAATTCATCTTACAAGGTAGCTTAAGGGTGCTTATCAAACAACTTTCTGTGCCTTAGCTACTTTAGGGTTGATTGTTGATCATCGACTTTTATACTTGACTCTCGATATAACTGTACTGCTTTTGCTAACTGTCAGGGCTAAGAGGTATCCAATAAAATTAGAAAGCAAGGACTATGAGATTTATAATGGAAGCAAGGTGTGCTATCTTTATACCGACACTTCCTGGGAGAAGGAATCATGGTGTAAAGCACTTCGTATTGCTGCTACTGCTGACAAGGAAAAGTTAAATTGGCATGCCAAGCTGAGTGAGGAGTTCCTTAATTACATATCATCGCTGAATTCTGAATACCCATGTTTCCTGAAACCCCCAGTACTCTCTGGTGAGGACCATGAGGTTATGGACCGGACATCAAAGACTGACGGATCTTCAAAAGTCCGTCTTTTCCTGAAGAAGTTGGCAAAGAAGGCATCTACAAAGGCTCCATTAGAGGGCAAAACAAGTTCAGGATCATCAGTGCAGGGGGAAAAAAAGATATTTGACAAATTGCGCAGCTATCAGGGTGCACCATTTATTGAAGCACTAAGAGGACCACAAGAGGACAAGCTCGGTAGCAGTTCAGTGCAAGATATGGTGAAAGCAACTGTCCCAGCTGCTGCATTGAATCAGAATGGACAGCTTTCAGCTTCACCTGATGTGAATGCAGATGATCGAGTTGCTGATGAAGGTACACTTTGTTGGAACCTCCTATCATCACGATTGTTTTTTGATGCTAAAATGAGCGGTGAGATAAACAAGTCCATCAAAGCACGCATTCAGGTTAGATATACTTCTCACTTTCAATCCACTCTTGTCTATAGCTtttactgatttttttttgtttggtcaGAGGACTTTGTCGAATATGAGGACCCCATCTTATGTGGGTGAAATTATACTTACTGATTTCAGCCTTGGGGAACTTCCACCTTATGCACATGCGATGAGAGTCCTTCCACTGGATCTGAATGAGTTGTGGGCCTTTGAGGTTGACTTTGAGTATTCAGGTGGAATACTGCTGCACATTGAAACAAGGCTTGAGGTTCAGGAACCAGAATTGCAAAAGGACATTATGAAAAGTAATTTTGGAGCAGATGCTGATGGAGAAGTTGACTCTGATCTTCTTGAAAGTATTGA
This window of the Panicum virgatum strain AP13 chromosome 1K, P.virgatum_v5, whole genome shotgun sequence genome carries:
- the LOC120650616 gene encoding testis-expressed protein 2-like isoform X4, whose product is MALAFLLGFLLGALALAALEAAAALLLVRRLRRKQAAPADAPAADELPGERPFPYEKQGSLWVLEPEKVPKVCNERLSVGGPKEMKDKKNIVEVFPAKKMAKIKGHSLCLSGPDGSQATIELLNCTVLAVSASSMPSRKWAKRYPIKLESKDYEIYNGSKVCYLYTDTSWEKESWCKALRIAATADKEKLNWHAKLSEEFLNYISSLNSEYPCFLKPPVLSGEDHEVMDRTSKTDGSSKVRLFLKKLAKKASTKAPLEGKTSSGSSVQGEKKIFDKLRSYQGAPFIEALRGPQEDKLGSSSVQDMVKATVPAAALNQNGQLSASPDVNADDRVADEGTLCWNLLSSRLFFDAKMSGEINKSIKARIQRTLSNMRTPSYVGEIILTDFSLGELPPYAHAMRVLPLDLNELWAFEVDFEYSGGILLHIETRLEVQEPELQKDIMKSNFGADADGEVDSDLLESIEQYGNQFKGSHTSASMAGEKDEADASSQSKSTGWTSTYISRWKNILHSIADHVSQVPLSLAIRISSVRGTLRIHLKPPPSDQIWYGFTSMPDLEWDLESSVGDRKITNSHISTLIGYRFKASLRDSLVLPNCESISMPWMLAEKDDWVPRKNAPFIWLNHDTTEMRSHATATASTQPEEGGLKDDGSSKRPMPSLPISTAGSEEPLKAVASIDEAKQEPVLETSLHSQSSSGPTGAYAHSNEPDELRRPLLITEKLEEDASESRVGSPMYASLRAVIPVGEQPQASASSIGEDTKRKGGRRARMMDFGKRMGDKLEEKRRTIEEKGRHIVEKMRENARTNSLEMTSS